Proteins found in one Quercus robur chromosome 2, dhQueRobu3.1, whole genome shotgun sequence genomic segment:
- the LOC126714513 gene encoding uncharacterized protein LOC126714513 isoform X1, with the protein MSILPNNTQGSTSSFSSSSISPNPNSQHGNPTPTHLFQSQSQSQSQSPSALSRQFGSLQISDSLSPIPMSSLNSGPLVSAAEASGGSSKKVTELGTPNGKTSFSHQNSDTNSPYHSGGREVGSSQSRGKMSGNIGSPRNQQNTGSSNSHGSTVHLSGRKAQLMNGNHLLNFHYDPISRPQHQPRAPPPRRQQKTRPYNKDLFLQANYKFVVLDSGNYTPESMDPDKMLRWEDIICVRYLTPFLVQCPICLESPLCPQITSCGHIFCFPCILQYLLMGEEDNKGNSWKRCPLCFVMISPKDLYTIYIENVKQSCVGDTVEFMLLTRQKDSFTPSHKSEQETDEIYDPFSKFTFTSDVDLSVRKAISDLDSWLVRADSGLVDDLEKLPYVCAAMEQLEQRKKYWNDLRACDSNKSFKITDHEACGCSETVSADVNDQIKWSDNLILEKSNGGAWFDQTTVENELLEGKDTLLSSSYEERHSNDSGDGKDKNSYNFYQASDGQHLILHPLNMKCLLHHYGSYDMLPHRISGRILQLETVTQSEAIRRRYRYLSHFSLTTTFQFCEIDLSEILPPDALYPFLDEIKKREKQRKQLVKKERREKIKAEAATAYTVPEIYSFGQSIHVDSPTFSMNDFEALGSSPVTSSSPPTVGERKLFSNVTRLGFAAAHDSPALKIQEPNSLPDKGVTSNPSGIDGSKSAGTPSFVNIISRGKSAETLDGPKMTELGKKGKKPSRVLLSTAGGRRY; encoded by the exons ATGTCCATCTTGCCCAACAATACTCAAGGTTCTACGTCGTCGTTTTCCTCCTCTTCAATCTCTCCTAACCCTAATTCCCAACATGGAAATCCAACACCAACGCACTTATTtcaatctcaatctcaatctcaatctcaatctccATCCGCTCTTTCCCGCCAATTTGGATCGCTCCAGATCTccgactctctctctccaatccCTATGTCCTCCCTTAATtcag GGCCGTTGGTTTCAGCTGCAGAGGCTTCTGGTGGATCTTCCAAAAAG GTGACTGAATTAGGGACACCAAATGGTAAGACAAGTTTTTCTCATCAAAATAGTGACACAAATTCCCCGTATCACTCAGGTGGACGAGAGGTTGGATCCTCTCAGTCCAGAGGGAAGATGTCAGGAAACATCGGTTCTCCTCGCAACCAGCAGAATACTGGGTCTTCAAACTCTCATGGAAGCACAGTGCATTTATCGGGTAGAAAAGCCCAGTTGATGAATGGTAACCACTTGCTGAATTTTCATTATGACCCCATTTCTCGTCCTCAACATCAACCAAGGGCTCCTCCGCCAAGAAGGCAGCAGAAGACAAGGCCATACAACAAAGATCTATTTCTTCAGGCAAATTACAAATTCGTGGTGTTAGATTCTGGAAATTATACACCTGAATCGATGGATCCAGATAAAATGTTGAGGTGGGAGGATATAATATGTGTAAGGTATTTGACCCCATTTCTGGTACAGTGTCCAATTTGTTTGGAGTCTCCTCTATGTCCACAAATTACCTCATGTGGGCACATCTTTTGTTTCCCATGTATTTTACAGTACTTGTTAATGGGTGAGGAGGATAATAAAGGTAACAGCTGGAAAAGATGTCCATTATGTTTTGTGATGATATCACCAAAGGATTTATACACCATCTACATTGAAAATGTCAAGCAATCTTGTGTGGGTGATACAGTAGAGTTCATGCTTTTGACTCGACAGAAGGATTCATTTACTCCATCACATAAAAGTGAGCAAGAGACGGATGAAATCTATGATCCCTTTTCTAAGTTTACATTTACTTCAGATGTGGATCTCTCAGTCAGAAAAGCAATATCTGATCTGGATAGTTGGTTAGTTAGAGCAGATTCGGGGCTTGTTGATGACTTAGAGAAGCTTCCATATGTGTGTGCTGCAATGGAGCAATTAGAACAGAGGAAGAAGTATTGGAATGACCTACGGGCTTGTGACAGCaataaatcatttaaaattacCGATCATGAAGCATGTGGTTGCAGTGAAACTGTGTCTGCTGATGTAAATGACCAAATCAAGTGGTCAGATAATTTGATACTAGAAAAGTCAAATGGAGGGGCTTGGTTTGATCAAACTACGGTTGAGAATGAATTGTTGGAAGGGAAAGACACACTTCTATCTTCCTCATATGAGGAAAGGCACTCAAATGACTCTGGAGATGGAAAGGACAAGAACTCGTACAATTTCTACCAG GCATCTGATGGTCAGCACCTCATTCTTCATCCACTAAACATGAAGTGTCTTCTACACCATTACGGGAGTTATGATATGCTTCCACACag AATAAGTGGAAGGATTTTACAATTGGAGACAGTCACCCAGTCTGAGGCTATAAGGAGGCGCTATCGTTACTTAAGCCATTTTTCTCTAACAACAACATTTCAG ttTTGTGAAATTGATCTGAGTGAGATACTACCTCCTGATGCCCTATATCCATTCTTGGATGAAATAAAGAAGCGTGAAAAGCAGAGGAAACAACTTGTCAAGAAG GAGCGGAGGGAGAAAATTAAGGCTGAAGCTGCTACTGCATATACTGTGCCTGAAATATACAGTTTTGGACAGTCCATTCATGTTGACTCCCCTACGTTTTCCATGAATGACTTTGAAG CTTTGGGAAGTTCTCCTGTGACATCATCAAGCCCTCCAACTGTCGGGGAAAGGAAACTATTTTCGAATGTTACTAGGCTTGGTTTTGCTGCTGCGCATGATTCTCCAGCTCTGAAAATACAAGAACCCAATTCTCTGCCTGACAAAGGAGTGACAAGCAATCCTTCTGGTATAGATG GTTCAAAGAGTGCAGGCACACCCTCTTTTGTCAATATAATATCGAGAGGAAAGTCTGCTGAAACTTTGGATGGGCCCAAGATGACTGAATTGgggaagaaaggaaagaaaccAAGTCGAGTACTTTTGTCAACCGCTGGTGGTCGTCGATATTGA
- the LOC126701977 gene encoding uncharacterized protein LOC126701977 produces MLLLRYIEHCLVQEFIASQIPEIPIHQPSAQHQWRPPEPDAVKVNFDAALFKRTNSAGIGIIARDWRGGSLAALSMPIPLSSSVADMEALACLRAVQLAAELEFQCVIFEGDSATVISAVNQGSSLLSSFGNIVDDIRYLLPSFSSATFSHVNRTGNLVADALAKKASSNAGSQVWMNALPSDIAVLVDFDVH; encoded by the coding sequence ATGCTATTACTGCGTTATATTGAACACTGCCTGGTACAGGAATTCATTGCTAGCCAGATTCCAGAAATCCCTATCCATCAACCTTCTGCTCAGCATCAATGGCGCCCTCCAGAACCAGATGCAGTCAAAGTGAACTTCGATGCGGCGCTCTTCAAGCGGACGAACTCAGCTGGTATTGGCATCATCGCACGTGATTGGAGAGGAGGTTCCCTTGCTGCCTTGTCCATGCCTATTCCGCTATCTTCATCAGTTGCTGATATGGAAGCGCTGGCCTGTCTCAGAGCGGTCCAATTAGCAGCAGAGTTGGAGTTTCAATGCGTAATCTTTGAAGGTGACTCGGCCACAGTCATTTCTGCAGTAAACCAGGGGTCTTCACTACTATCTTCCTTTGGAAATATTGTTGACGATATTCGGTATTTACTTCCTAGTTTTTCTTCAGCTACTTTTAGTCATGTCAACCGCACTGGTAATTTAGTTGCGGATGCTCTCGCAAAAAAGGCTTCTTCCAACGCTGGTAGCCAAGTTTGGATGAATGCTTTACCTTCAGACATTGCCGTTTTGGTAGACTTTGAtgttcattag
- the LOC126714511 gene encoding probable alpha-mannosidase At5g13980 has translation MGIKVLLWLVLLAGVLCIESKFMVYNTSQGIVPGKLNVHLVAHTHDDVGWLKTVDQYYVGSNNSIQGACVQNVLDSLVPALLADPNRKFIYVEQAFFQRWWRNQGEKIQHVVKQLLSSGQLEFINGGMCMHDEAATHYIDMIDQTTLGHRFIKEEFGIVPRIGWQIDPFGHSAVQAYLLGAELGFDSLFFGRIDYQDRAKRINEKSLEFVWQGSKSLGSSAQIFAGAFPKNYEPPPGGFYYEVNDDSPIVQDDINLFDYNVQERVDAFVAAAVSQANITRTNHIMWTMGTDFKYQYAHTWFQQMDKLIHYVNEDGRVNALYSTPSIYTDAKYATDESWPTKTDDFFPYADSANAFWTGYFTSRPALKRYVRIMSGYYLAARQLEFFKGRSNSGPNTNSLADALAIAQHHDAVTGTEKQHVANDYAKRLSIGYTEAEELVASSLSSLAQSTSNTGCKNPTLKFQQCPLLNISYCPGSEVDLSQGKKLVVVVYNSLGWKRNDVIQIPVINENVTVYDFEGREIESQLLPPASAYVDLRNYYVRAYLGQSPTETPKYLLAFSVSVPPLGFSTYTISSAKKPGTGSTRSSVHRFQNSKKYTVEVGQGNLKLTFSTDQGKMINYVNSRSLVEESVEQSYSYYSGYNGSDKDPQNSGAYVFRPNGTFPIKPEGQVALTVLRGPVVEEVHQQINPWIYQTTRLHNGKEHAEVEFIVGPIPIDDGIGKEVATQITTSMVTNKTFYSDSNGRDFIKRIRDYRTDWDLEVNQPVAGNYYPINLGIYMQDNEKEFSILVDRSLGGSSIVDGQIELMLHRRLLLDDSKGVAEALNETVCVLNKCTGLTIQGKFYFRFDPLGEGAKWRRTFGQEIYSPLLLAFAEQDGDNGMSSHVASFSGIDSSYSLPDNVALITLQELDDGKVLLRLAHLYEIGEDKNLSVMTSVELKKLFPRKKIGKVTETNLSANQERTEMEKKRLVWKVEGSSQEENKVVRGGPVDPAKLVVELAPMEIRTFVIDFNPESLRYVFDA, from the exons ATGGGGATCAAGGTGTTGTTGTGGCTGGTTCTTTTGGCAGGAGTTTTATGTATTGAATCCAAGTTCATGGTGTACAATACTTCCCAAGGCATAGTCCCCGGAAAGCTCAATGTCCATTTGGTTGCTCACACCCACGATGATGTTGGTTGGTTGAAGACAGTTGATCAGTACTACGTTGGCTCCAACAATTCCAtccag GGGGCTTGTGTGCAAAATGTATTGGATTCTCTAGTGCCTGCATTATTGGCTGACCCGAATCGAAAGTTTATCTATGTTGAACAG GCATTTTTCCAGCGCTGGTGGAGAAATCAGGGTGAGAAAATCCAGCATGTGGTCAAGCAGCTACTGAGCTCGGGTCAACTAGAGTTCAT aAATGGAGGTATGTGTATGCATGATGAGGCAGCAACACATTACATTGACATGATTGATCAGACAACCCTTGGGCATCGGTTTATCAAAGAGGAGTTTGGTATTGTTCCAAGAATTGGTTGGCAAATTGATCCCTTTGGACATTCTGCTGTGCAAGCTTATTTGTTGGGAGCTGAA CTTGGATTCGACTCACTTTTTTTTGGTCGGATAGATTACCAAGACCGGGCTAAACGCATAAATGAGAAAAGTCTTGAATTTGTCTGGCAGGGTTCCAAGAGCCTTGGTTCATCTGCTCAG ATTTTTGCTGGTGCGTTTCCGAAGAATTATGAACCTCCACCTGGTGGTTTCTACTATGAAGTTAACGATGATTCCCCAATAGTTCAA GATGACATTAATTTGTTCGATTACAATGTTCAAGAACGAGTAGATGCATTTGTTGCTGCTGCAGTATCACAG GCTAATATAACTCGAACAAATCATATAATGTGGACTATGGGAACGGATTTTAAGTATCAGTATGCACACACATGGTTTCAACAGATGGACAAACTCATTCATTATGTCAATGAG GATGGGCGTGTCAATGCTCTATACTCTACCCCATCCATATATACTGATGCAAAGTATGCTACAGATGAATCCTGGCCAACCAAGACTGATGACTTTTTCCC TTATGCAGATAGTGCAAATGCATTCTGGACAGGATACTTTACTAGTAGACCAGCCTTGAAGCGCTATGTCAGAATAATGAGTGGCTATTATCTG GCTGCAAGGCAACTAGAGTTTTTCAAAGGGAGGAGTAATTCTGGGCCCAATACAAACTCACTGGCAGATGCTTTAGCAATTGCTCAACATCATGATGCAGTTACTGGTACAGAAAAGCAACATGTGGCTAATGATTATGCAAAACGTTTGTCAATAGGGTACACAGAG GCTGAGGAATTAGTTGCATCTTCACTTTCTAGCTTGGCTCAGTCTACGTCAAATACTGGATGCAAGAACCCAACTTTGAAGTTTCAACAG tgcCCACTTCTGAATATAAGTTACTGTCCTGGATCAGAAGTTGATCTGTCTCAAGGAAAAAAGTTg GTAGTCGTGGTCTACAATTCTCTTGGATGGAAGAGGAACGATGTAATTCAAATTCCT GTTATCAATGAAAATGTTACTGTTTATGACTTTGAGGGGAGAGAAATTGAATCGCAACTTCTTCCTCCTGCCAGTGCCTATGTGGACTTAAGGAACTACTATGTTAGGGCGTACTTAGGTCAAAGTCCAACTGAGACACCCAAGTATTTGCTTGCATTTTCAGTGTCTGTACCACCACTTGGTTTCAGCACATACACTATTTCAAGTGCCAAAAAGCCAG GTACGGGTTCAACCAGATCATCTGTGCACAGGTTTcagaatagtaaaaaatatactGTTGAAGTTGGACAAGGAAACTTAAAGCTTACCTTTTCCACCGATCAAGGAAAGATGATAAATTATGTTAATAGCAGAAGCTTG GTTGAGGAATCAGTTGAACAATCTTATAGTTATTACTCTGGATATAATGGAAGTGACAAAGATCCTCAG AATTCTGGGGCATATGTCTTCCGCCCAAATGGCACATTTCCCATAAAGCCTGAAGGACAG GTTGCTTTGACTGTTCTGCGTGGACCAGTTGTAGAGGAAGTACATCAACAAATCAATCCGTGGATATATCAG ACAACCAGACTTCACAATGGGAAAGAGCATGCTGAAGTCGAGTTTATT GTTGGACCTATTCCTATTGATGATGGAATTGGCAAAGAAGTTGCAACTCAAATTACAACTTCCATGGTTACCAACAAAACATTTTACTCAGATTCTAACGGACGTGATTTTATCAAAAGG ATTCGTGATTATAGAACAGACTGGGACTTGGAAGTGAACCAACCTGTTGCCGGAAATTATTATCCA ATTAATCTTGGGATTTACATGCAAGATAATGAGaaggaattttcaattttggtggATCGGTCTTTAGGGGGATCCAGCATAGTGGATGGACAAATAGAGCTGATGCTTCACAG GAGACTACTACTTGATGATTCAAAAGGTGTTGCAGAGGCCTTAAATGAAACAGTCTGTGTTCTTAATAAATGCACTGGACTAACA ATCcaaggaaaattttatttccGATTTGACCCACTGGGAGAGGGTGCCAAGTGGCGTCGAACTTTTGGCCAGGAAATATATTCTCCACTCTTGCTAGCCTTTGCTGAACAG GATGGTGATAACGGGATGAGTTCTCATGTAGCCAGTTTTTCGGGGATTGATTCCTCATACAGCTTGCCTGATAATGTTGCTCTAATAACTCTCCAG GAGCTTGATGATGGAAAAGTTCTTCTTCGATTAGCACATTTATATGAG ATTGGAGAGGACAAGAATCTTTCTGTAATGACAAGTGTAGAGCTTAAAAAGCTGTTTCCCAGAAAGAAG ATCGGTAAAGTGACAGAGACAAACTTATCTGCCAACCAAGAAAGAACAGAAATGGAGAAGAAGAGACTCGTTTGGAAAGTAGAAGGGTCTTCTCAGGAAGAAAACAAGGTTGTGAGGGGTGGACCTGTTGATCCTGCTAAACTGGTTGTAGAACTAGCCCCCATGGAAATCCGCACCTTTGTTATTGACTTCAATCCAGAGTCCCTCCGTTATGTATTTGatgcataa
- the LOC126714513 gene encoding uncharacterized protein LOC126714513 isoform X2, with product MSILPNNTQGSTSSFSSSSISPNPNSQHGNPTPTHLFQSQSQSQSQSPSALSRQFGSLQISDSLSPIPMSSLNSGPLVSAAEASGGSSKKVTELGTPNGKTSFSHQNSDTNSPYHSGGREVGSSQSRGKMSGNIGSPRNQQNTGSSNSHGSTVHLSGRKAQLMNGNHLLNFHYDPISRPQHQPRAPPPRRQQKTRPYNKDLFLQANYKFVVLDSGNYTPESMDPDKMLRWEDIICVRYLTPFLVQCPICLESPLCPQITSCGHIFCFPCILQYLLMGEEDNKGNSWKRCPLCFVMISPKDLYTIYIENVKQSCVGDTVEFMLLTRQKDSFTPSHKSEQETDEIYDPFSKFTFTSDVDLSVRKAISDLDSWLVRADSGLVDDLEKLPYVCAAMEQLEQRKKYWNDLRACDSNKSFKITDHEACGCSETVSADVNDQIKWSDNLILEKSNGGAWFDQTTVENELLEGKDTLLSSSYEERHSNDSGDGKDKNSYNFYQASDGQHLILHPLNMKCLLHHYGSYDMLPHRISGRILQLETVTQSEAIRRRYRYLSHFSLTTTFQFCEIDLSEILPPDALYPFLDEIKKREKQRKQLVKKERREKIKAEAATAYTVPEIYSFGQSIHVDSPTFSMNDFEALGSSPVTSSSPPTVGERKLFSNVTRLGFAAAHDSPALKIQEPNSLPDKGVTSNPSGSKSAGTPSFVNIISRGKSAETLDGPKMTELGKKGKKPSRVLLSTAGGRRY from the exons ATGTCCATCTTGCCCAACAATACTCAAGGTTCTACGTCGTCGTTTTCCTCCTCTTCAATCTCTCCTAACCCTAATTCCCAACATGGAAATCCAACACCAACGCACTTATTtcaatctcaatctcaatctcaatctcaatctccATCCGCTCTTTCCCGCCAATTTGGATCGCTCCAGATCTccgactctctctctccaatccCTATGTCCTCCCTTAATtcag GGCCGTTGGTTTCAGCTGCAGAGGCTTCTGGTGGATCTTCCAAAAAG GTGACTGAATTAGGGACACCAAATGGTAAGACAAGTTTTTCTCATCAAAATAGTGACACAAATTCCCCGTATCACTCAGGTGGACGAGAGGTTGGATCCTCTCAGTCCAGAGGGAAGATGTCAGGAAACATCGGTTCTCCTCGCAACCAGCAGAATACTGGGTCTTCAAACTCTCATGGAAGCACAGTGCATTTATCGGGTAGAAAAGCCCAGTTGATGAATGGTAACCACTTGCTGAATTTTCATTATGACCCCATTTCTCGTCCTCAACATCAACCAAGGGCTCCTCCGCCAAGAAGGCAGCAGAAGACAAGGCCATACAACAAAGATCTATTTCTTCAGGCAAATTACAAATTCGTGGTGTTAGATTCTGGAAATTATACACCTGAATCGATGGATCCAGATAAAATGTTGAGGTGGGAGGATATAATATGTGTAAGGTATTTGACCCCATTTCTGGTACAGTGTCCAATTTGTTTGGAGTCTCCTCTATGTCCACAAATTACCTCATGTGGGCACATCTTTTGTTTCCCATGTATTTTACAGTACTTGTTAATGGGTGAGGAGGATAATAAAGGTAACAGCTGGAAAAGATGTCCATTATGTTTTGTGATGATATCACCAAAGGATTTATACACCATCTACATTGAAAATGTCAAGCAATCTTGTGTGGGTGATACAGTAGAGTTCATGCTTTTGACTCGACAGAAGGATTCATTTACTCCATCACATAAAAGTGAGCAAGAGACGGATGAAATCTATGATCCCTTTTCTAAGTTTACATTTACTTCAGATGTGGATCTCTCAGTCAGAAAAGCAATATCTGATCTGGATAGTTGGTTAGTTAGAGCAGATTCGGGGCTTGTTGATGACTTAGAGAAGCTTCCATATGTGTGTGCTGCAATGGAGCAATTAGAACAGAGGAAGAAGTATTGGAATGACCTACGGGCTTGTGACAGCaataaatcatttaaaattacCGATCATGAAGCATGTGGTTGCAGTGAAACTGTGTCTGCTGATGTAAATGACCAAATCAAGTGGTCAGATAATTTGATACTAGAAAAGTCAAATGGAGGGGCTTGGTTTGATCAAACTACGGTTGAGAATGAATTGTTGGAAGGGAAAGACACACTTCTATCTTCCTCATATGAGGAAAGGCACTCAAATGACTCTGGAGATGGAAAGGACAAGAACTCGTACAATTTCTACCAG GCATCTGATGGTCAGCACCTCATTCTTCATCCACTAAACATGAAGTGTCTTCTACACCATTACGGGAGTTATGATATGCTTCCACACag AATAAGTGGAAGGATTTTACAATTGGAGACAGTCACCCAGTCTGAGGCTATAAGGAGGCGCTATCGTTACTTAAGCCATTTTTCTCTAACAACAACATTTCAG ttTTGTGAAATTGATCTGAGTGAGATACTACCTCCTGATGCCCTATATCCATTCTTGGATGAAATAAAGAAGCGTGAAAAGCAGAGGAAACAACTTGTCAAGAAG GAGCGGAGGGAGAAAATTAAGGCTGAAGCTGCTACTGCATATACTGTGCCTGAAATATACAGTTTTGGACAGTCCATTCATGTTGACTCCCCTACGTTTTCCATGAATGACTTTGAAG CTTTGGGAAGTTCTCCTGTGACATCATCAAGCCCTCCAACTGTCGGGGAAAGGAAACTATTTTCGAATGTTACTAGGCTTGGTTTTGCTGCTGCGCATGATTCTCCAGCTCTGAAAATACAAGAACCCAATTCTCTGCCTGACAAAGGAGTGACAAGCAATCCTTCTG GTTCAAAGAGTGCAGGCACACCCTCTTTTGTCAATATAATATCGAGAGGAAAGTCTGCTGAAACTTTGGATGGGCCCAAGATGACTGAATTGgggaagaaaggaaagaaaccAAGTCGAGTACTTTTGTCAACCGCTGGTGGTCGTCGATATTGA